In Miscanthus floridulus cultivar M001 unplaced genomic scaffold, ASM1932011v1 fs_770_1_2, whole genome shotgun sequence, a single genomic region encodes these proteins:
- the LOC136533015 gene encoding uncharacterized protein translates to MAHSGRGMPGAPRGESASTGAGGTAAAAKGSKAGRGRRWRAARRATAEAGGGGQGEAKARTAVEGRWPRRGRPAVGNGVVQRGAAWPRDVAQRGGGVATGHGPSTRARRGTASRRPRSSGRASGHGGAARARAAGGGKGARGGDGGGGARLC, encoded by the coding sequence ATGGCGCACAGCGGGCGCGGGATGCCTGGGGCTCCACGCGGCGAGTCCGcctcgacgggcgcgggaggcacggcggcagcggcgaagggcagcaaggcggggcgaggcagaaggtggagggcggcaaggcgggcCACGGCCGAGGCCGGTGGTGGAGGCCAAGGCGAGGCTaaggcgaggacggcggtggagggccgcTGGCCGCGGCGCGGGCGACCAGCCGTGGGCAACGGCGTGGTGCAAAGGGGGGCGGCGTGGCCGCGCGATGTGGCGCAACGCGGGGGCGGCGTGGCCACGGGTCACGGGCCGTCCACTAGGGCGCGGCGCGGGACGGCctcgaggcggccgcggagctcGGGGCGCGCGAGCGGTCACGGTGGCgcggcgcgggcgagggcggCTGGTGGAGGCAAGGGCGCGCGCggcggtgacggcggcggcggagctcggctctgctag